TTTGGTGGATAAATCAGCTTTGCTGCTTCAGGAGTGCCTGGCTCTGACTGGAGCTGGAGGTGCGGGAGCAGGGCTCGGCGCGTCTCTGGGCACCTCAAAAGGGTTGCATCCAGCAGTAGGTGACCGTGTGGTGCCGGGGCGTGGGGCAAGGTGCCGATGCGGCGTGGAGGTGACgctggggtgggtttggggctgTAGTGGTGTCTGTGGGGATGTGCAGCTCACCCTCACCTTCCTCCACTGCTCATCCTCTCCTTGGCTGCTCACTGGGGCCAAGGCTGAGCGAGGAGCTCCCATGGATTGGATGATCCTGGAGAAAACTGGCCTGGGTGACCAGCAGGACAAGGACTTTGGCTGGCGGTGCCCGGTGTGACGCGCTGCGGCTCGAACACGTGGCTGGGTGGCTGCCACGGCACAGGCGTGATCCCGCTCGCCAGGGAGGGGATGCCGCGGAGCATCCTTGTGGGTCAGGGATGCTTGGCTtctaatttccttctctcttgcttCCCGCAGCTCCACCGCGGACCCCCGGCGTGGCCGCCCATCCCGTGAGAGCCCCCGATGCGCAGCCCCCTCCGGCGCCTGCCAGCTGGATGCCGTCGCCGCCGGAGGCTCAGGATGCTCCAAGTGCCTCGGTGACCGCTGGGACGGGGATCAACACCCGCTTGCAGCCGCCTCGCCCCACCGGTGAGTCCTTAgctccatcccctgccccagtATCCAACTGGGAATGGTGGCAATGGACTGGACTGGGAACAAACCCATCCTCAGCCCCCTGGAAGCCGTGGAGGCTCCATTGTTCCCAGCAGAAACCCGATCCCTGCCTGCAAACAAAGCCCAGAAGAGGGGGGCAGGCAGGAGgttggggggggacacaggggggtcctttctctcccagccccttcccccaTCGCTCGCTGGGAATGTCGGGACAAGCTCCCAGCCCTGTTTCCATCTCCTAGACAACCggcatggggggggggggcttttGTTTCCATAGCAATAAATGTGTGAGCATCCAGCATCTGGGACAAAAGGAgaacccccccttttttcccctttctcgATCCCATCTCCCCCTCTTTGAGGCTTTGGAAAAAGAGGCCAAAAGACATTTGAGTTTTATTTGGTTGAAATGGCATTCCCGTGGTAACCCGGCACAGGCCAAGCCCCAAAGGCAGCCGGCACAGCCCCTGGCGTGCGGGATTGGCTGGGAGAGGGGATctggggctctgggggtccccagtgcctgcagccccccaaccccttcgGCAGGACCCCTCTGATAGGGTCTGGCATCCCCAAAGGGGTCAGGCAAGCAATGTCCTCTctgcctccccatccctgtccagATGCCCTCCCTGGTGGGATCACAGATCCAGGCAAACCAGCACCGAACCTCCGTTAGGGGTGGAAGCAGCTTGGGAGTCCCCAAAAACCAGTGGGGAgacccaaactgggaccccGGGAggccccagcccctgcccatacagaatcatggaagggtttggattggaagggacctcaaagcccatccagtcccacccctgccatgggcagggacacctcccactggctcaggggctccaaaccccatccaacctggcctggaacccctccagggatggggcaccaccactgctctgggcaacctgggccagggcctccccaccctcattgggaagaatttcttcctaatgtcttgtctaaatcttcccctttccaatttaaagcccttCCCCCTCTTCATATCACTCCATGGCCTTGGAAAAATTCCCtgcccagcttccctggggcccctttccatactggaagctgctctaaggtctccatggagcccCATTCCatactgggagctgctctgaggtctccatggagccccattccatactggaagctgctctaaggtctccatggagccttctccaggctgaacacccccaactctctcagcctgtcctcatacaggaggtgctccacctctcagatcatctccgtggtctcctctgggccctttccaacagttccatctccttcttatgttggagattccagaactggacacaggcctccaggtggggtctcaggagcTTCCCCCGGCTCCGGCTGGGAGCTGACGCGAAGCGATGTTCCTTGGCGCAGACCGGGGCTCCTGCGCTGATCTGGGTGTGAGATCCCAGCTCTGAGCTGGGGAAACGTGTCCGGGCAGAGCCCCGCGCTGCGAGATCGGCCTGAAATGTTGCCTGCACCCAATTATTCATTCCTTTTTCACTTCGGCCCCCACCCATGGCTCTCTTTTGGCAGTTCAAATAAGGATTGTGGTGTTAATTAAAGTGTAAATCACCAAAAACAGAAGCGAATCGTGCTGTATCATTAATAGAGGGGGAGTTGGCCAGCCTGGGCATGGCATCAAATagaaaatgccccaaaatgacccacattccctttccctgctggagTCCCGTCCCCGTTTCTCGCTGGGCTTGGAGCCGTGGTGGGACAGGGATGGTGTGGGTGGTAGGTGAGATGATCACCGTTGACCAGGATTGCCAGGATGCTgacccttccccttcctctccgCAGGCGGGCGAGCCGTTTTCTCCTGAGACGAGCCCACCCAGGTGATCAAAATAGAGTCCCTCAAGGTGACGGTCGACTTCTTGAAGGTGCCCCTGGGCCTGAAGAAGCCCCCTTTGAAGGAGGCCCTGGCCGCCATCCCGGGGCCGGGGAGACCCAAGCCCTTCGGTCTGGAGCGGCACAAGTCCCGGCGCTCCGACACCATGGACAATGAGTCGCAATACTCGGGATATTCCTACAAATCCGGGCATTCCCGCAGCTCCCGCAAGCACCGGTGAGGGATCAGCGTGTGCCTGGGGGGGTTCCTTGGCCTGAATGGGGGCTGCCACCCCAGTTCACCCATCTTActcccctctttttcctttctagggACCGACGGGACCGGCATCGCTCCAAAAGCCGGGATGGGAGCCGTGGGGACAAGTCGGTGACCATCCAAGCGCCGGGAGAACCCTTGTTGGACAACGAGTCGACGCGGGGGGATGAGAGGGTGAGttgggcagcagggaggagtgGGGTGGGCACCTCTGCGCCGCCGTCGGGATGCGGGGGCTCCCGGCATGCCTGGCGCTTCCCGGTGGAGCGGTCGAGCCGGTTGGGTTGGCGGCTGGGCTTCCACAAGCGCCGCGGCAGCAGTGCCGGCGGGGAGGGCGGGTGGGTGGCGTGGGCGTAAATGAAAGGGGAACCGACTGTCGAGGGACCTTGGGGAAGGAGCCAAGGTGGGCATGGGCTGCCCGGGGTGGAAAACAACCTCGGGGATCCATTCCCGTGGGATCCACTCCCTGGAGATCcactcatagaatggtttgggttggaagggaccttaaagatattccagttccaaccccgctgccatgggcagagacacctcccactggatcaggggctccaaggcccatccaacctggcctggaacccctccagggatggggcagccaccgctgctctgggcaacctgggccagagtctcaccactctcatggtgaagaaattcctcctcatgtccagtctaaatctgcccctctccagtttatccccgttccccctcgtcccatccccacagcctttatgaacagcccctccccagcttttctggagccccttcaggtactggaaggtcactctaaggtctcctcggagccttctcttctccaggctgaacaaccccaactctctcagcctgtcctcagacgggaggttctccagccctcggatcgtctttgtagcctcctctggacccgttccaacagctccatctcctccttctgtgGAGGATTCCACTCCCTAGGGATTAGCTCCTCGTTCGGTGCCTGCAGGTGATGCCAGCTCAGCCGTGCCAAGGCGTGATCACCCCAGCCTGGCTCCTGGCGAGCACTTTGGTCTGAGGATGCTCCAGTGcatccctcagccccatggggGTCTCTTGGCATGAGCGGCACTGCTGTGCCCCCCATCCTGGGTGCcgctgctcctccagcccccgCGGAGCCTGATCCTTGGCTTTAATCGTCTCCCAACCACCTACGCAGGCGGCTCCAGCTCTTTTCATCTTCCCTCATCAAGAAGTTGGCACCGGACGGGGTTTGCGGCAGCCGGACTGGTGGCGGCTAAGCCTGCCCTATCCAACCTCGGCCAGAGCGAGTCAATAGCGGCATGGTTTCACGTGGGGATGGGTTGGGATATGGACTGGTCCTCCTGGATCCTTATCTGCTTCTCACCCCTCCAGAAAGTCCCAAGTTGTGGCTTTAGTTTGTTGTTTGGATTGAAATTCCTGCCTTTCTAGCAGAAATTTGAGGAGGAGGGGAATAATATACACTAAACTCCCAAGTTTTAGGGGGGGGCAGAACAGACTGGGGAAGTCTGAGCGAGAAGACAGACGGATGGACAGCTCTGTGGCTGCCCCGGGGCGGGGGGTTCAGTACCTGTGCTGTGACATCTTCTCCCTCCACTGAAATCCCATTAATCaaatggggacagggagagggaggggattctgctcctctgctctggtgagaccccacttggagccCTGTGACccattctggagtcctcaggagctgttggagcgagtccagaagaggccacggagatgatccaagggctggagaacctcctgcacggggacagactgggagagttgaggttgttcagcctggagaaggctctgaggagaccttagagcagcttccagtgctgaaagggactccaggaaagctggagaggggctctggatcagggagaggatgaggggaaacttggttttcagctgaaagaggggagattgagatgagatcttagggaaaaatgttctcctgggagggtggggaggccctggcccaggttgcccagagcagtggtggctgccccatccctggaggggttccaggccaggttggatggggcttggagcccctgatccagtgggaggtgtccctgcccatggcaggggtgacactggatgggctttgaggccccttccaacccaaaccactccatgcTTCAAACCCTGGCTGGACGAGGGGTTTCTGGAGCCGATGGGAATCCCGTCTGGTGCTCCGAGCTGTTGGATCGCTGGCGACTTTGTCTTCTCTGCCGTGGtgctggagaaggcagcacCCACCCGCGCTGCGACGGTGGCGAGGGTGTGTTGGGACGGCAGCCGGGCAAGTTCCTTCTGGCCCCACTAATGAGGGGGTTTGCCTGGAAGCTGCGTGCTTCCCACTTCCAAAGCTGCTCTCGCCGGTGCCGGAGAGGTGGAACGAGGCAGCGTGGAGCTGCAGATGGGGGTTTCCTAGAAGGTCCCAGCCAAATCGTTGTCCCCCTACTTTAGGCTGAAGTTTCCACCGTCTAAATGGGGGTGATGGCGCCAGGCAGCACGCCGGGCTTGGAGGTTTGGTGGATGGGAGATGTTGGAGTTTGGGTGGGATGGGGAACCTTTGTGGTTGGCAGCTCCTCAGGACAGAGGGGACATGAAGCCCCACCCCGCCTAACCTTTCCTTCCACCCTTCCTAGGATGACAACTGGGGTGAGACCACCACGGTGGTGACAGGGACGTCGGAACACAGCATCTCGCACGATGACATCACCCGCATCACCAAGGACATGGAGGACAGCGCCCACCTGGACTGCTCCCGGCACCTGGGCGTCATGCTGGCCGGGGCGCTGGCACTGCTCGCCTTCCTCACCCCCATCGCCTTCATGCTCCTGCCCCAACTGCTGTGGCGGGAAGAGCTGGAGCCTTGCGGGACGCCCTGCGAGGGGCTTTTCATCTCCGTGGCCTTCAAACTCCTcatcctgctgctgggcagctggGCTCTCTTCTTCCGTCGCCCCAAAGCCTTCTTCCCTCGTGTCTTCGTCTTCCGAGCGTTGCTCATGGTGCTCGTCTTCCTCCTCGTCGTCTCCTACTGGCTTTTCTACGGCGTGCGGATCCTGGATTCACGGGACCGCAACTACCAGGGGGTGGTCCAGTATGCTGTCTCGTTGGTGGACGCCCTGCTCTTCGTGCACTACTTGGCcgtggtgctgctggagctgcgTCAGCTCCAGCCCCAGTTCACCCTCAAGGCTGTCCGCTCTGCTGATGGGGCCAGCCGCTTCTACAACGTTGGCCACCTCAGGTATGGAGGTTCTGAGGTGGGTTCCCGTGTCTGTGGGTGTCCTGAGGGGGGGGGGTGCATTCATAGAACCGCGAgatcatttgggttggaaaagacctttacgATCATCCACCTAGAATGGATTAAGAACAGCCCCgaagagaaggacatggggtgTTGGTGAAGGAGAAGCTCCGCATGAGTTGTTTTCTTCACGTgagaaaccaaccatgtcctgggctgcatccagagcagtggggccagcagggagggaggggattctgcccctctgctccgctctggtgagacccaacctggaACCCTGTGTtgagctctggagtcctcagcccaGGAatgacatggagctgttggaatgggtccagaggaggccacggagatgatccaagagctggagcacctccagtatgagaccaggctgggagagttgtggttgttcagcctggagaagagaagggtccgaggagaccttagggtgaccttccagtactgaaaggggctccaggaaagttgtggaggCGCTCTTGATTGGacagtgcagggatgggatgaggggaaacggttttgagctgaaagaggggagattgagattagatattaaaaaattcctttaccaAACGAGTGGTGAGGtggtggcagaggctgctcaggcgagtggtggagtcaccgtcctTGGAGATGCTAAAAAGCCGTGTAGGTGTGGCAATTTGTGCCATGGTTCAGTTGGCActgtggggttgggctgatggttggactgcaCGGGGTTGGAGGTCTTTgccaaccttaatgactctactgagagggtggggaggccctggtggaggagtggtggctgccccatccctggaggggttccaggccaggttggatgggctttggagcccctgatccagtgggaggtgtccctgcccatggcaggggtgggactggatgggctttgaggtcccttccaacccaactcattccgtgattctgtaAGATGAGTAAATGAAGGATCCACCACCGAGGGTGCCTTGGCTGGTGGTGCTGCTTCTAGggtcatcaactccaaccgtagAATTCACGTCGATCTGTGCCCGCGCAGTGGTTCATGCGCACGTTCTCGTGTGCGGGTCGGTGCCTGTGTGCCCGTTCACACCTGTATTCCCAAGCGGTTGTGCCCACACCGCCATCCACCACCGCGCCCCAGCGTCAGCCGGCCAGCGCGGCCGCGTGTGTGGGATGCGACATCCCTGCAATGCCATGGGCCACCCTTCCGTCCTCATCCTGCCCGGCTCTGTGTGCCCTCGGCGCGGTGCTAACCATCTCGGTGTGCCCTCGGCGCGGTGCTAACCATCTCGGTGTGCCCTCGGCACGGTGCTAAGCATCTCGGTGTGCCCTCGGCGCGGTGCTAACCATCTCGGTGTGCCCTCGGCGCGGTGCTAACCATCTCGGTGTGCCCTCGGCGCAGTGCTAACCATCTCAGTGTGCCCTCGGCGCGATGCTAACCATCTCGGTGTGCCCTCGGCACGGTGCTAACCATCTCGGTGTGCCCTCGGCGCAGTGCTAACCATCTCGGTGTGCCCTCAGCGTGGTGCTAACCATCTCGGGGTGCCCTCGGTGCGGTGCTAACCATCTCGGTGTGCCCTCGGCACGGTGCTAACCATCTCGGTGTGCCCTCGGCGTGATGTTAACTATCTCGGTGTGCCCTCGGTGCGGTGCTAACCATCTCGGTGTGCCCTTGGCGTGGTGCTAATGGGCTTCGTGTGCCCAACCCTGTTTCTGGCTCTGTGTACCCTCGGCACGGTTCTAACCGGCTCTGTGTGCCCAACCCAGTTCCTGGCTCAGGGTGCCCTCAGCGTGGTGCCAAACATCTCGGGGTGCCCTCAGAACCGTGCTCCCTGTCTCTCTGTGCCCTCGGTGCGGTGCTCCTGGTCTCGGGGTGCCCTCGGCGCGGTGCTCACCGTCTCTCTGTACCCCCCCTGCCCTGCCGTGTCTCCCTGCAGCATCCAGCGAGCGGCCGTGTGGATCCTGGAGAACTATTACCACGATTTCCCGGTGTACAACCCTGCCCTCCTCAACCTGCCAAAATCCGTCCTGTCCAAGAAAATGTCCGGGTTTAAGGTCTATTCCCTCGGCGAGGGTGAGCTCCCCTTCCCTTGGCTTCTCCTCTTGTtctccctgcccttctccatccctctggtTTCCTCGCCGGAGGCTCCTTGGTTCCGGAGAGCCCGGAGCAGCGTCGCCGCAGCCTGGCCGTGGGGTGGAGGGAGCCATGGGGCACCTCGTGGCCTCCTTGAACCTCATCCCTTTGTCCTGCAGAAAACACAACCAACAATTCCACCGGGCAGTCGCGGGCTGTCAtcgcggcggcggcgcggcggcgAGACAACAGCCACAACGAGTACTACTACGAGGAGGCGGAACACGAACGCAGGGTGCGGAAACGCCGGGCCAGGTACGGAGCTGGTGGAGGGGACCAGGCTCTGTGTGGCACCTGGTGGCCCGTCAGAGGTGCCCCGTGAGGTGCCCATCTCTGGTCCCCCATGGGGTGCCCCTCCTGAGATCCTCATGACCATCTCAGGGCCGTCATGAGATGCCCATCCTTGGATCCCCATGAGGTGACCTTCTCAGGGCCATCATAGGATGCCCATCCTTGGGTCCCCCTGAGGTGCCCATCCTGAGATCCCTGTGAGGTGACAGTCTCAGGGCCATCATGGGATGCCCATCCCAAGATCCCCATGAGACGACCATCTCAGGACCCTCATGCGATGCCCGTCTGGAGATCCCCGTGAGGTGTCCTTCCCAGGATCCCTGTTATGTGCCCATCCCAGGACACCTGTTAGGTTCCCATCTCAGGACACCCATGAGGTGCCCATCTCAGGACCCACACGAGGACTGTGCTGGTAGGAGGAATGGTGTCTCCTGGGCTCACCTCCAGCCCCCCAGGATGAGTTGGGCTCTTGGAGAAGCGTACCCCAAGCCTGGCTGTTGCGTGGCACAGCCCTATCTTCCCCAAAACTGTTTTGGGGTGGAAGCTGGGTTCCTGCCATCCATAGGTAGGCGAGTGGATCCCTCCAGCCCCAGGTCATCTCCTGCCTGTGGCCACGCattctccttctgcagccacATCCATGGTTTTCCTCCTGGCAGGCTGGTGGTGGCGGTGGAAGAAGCCTTCACCCACATCAAgcggctgcaggaggaggaccAGAAGAACCCACGGGAGATCATGGACCCGCGGGAAGCGGCTCAGGCCATCTTCGCCTCCATGGCCCGGGCCATGCAGAAGTACCTCCGCACCACCAAGCAGCAGCCCTACCACACCATGGAGAGCATCCTGCAGCACCTCGAGTTCTGCATCACCCATGACATGACGCCCAAGGTGAGCAGGGAGCACGGTGAGGTGGGCTGGCTCTCCAGCTTTGGTCCAGAGGGTGAGGAATCGGGTGGAGttttttccccatcccctcaGGAGGAGAAGGGTTTGAGGAACAGAGCCAGAAAAGTGGGTGGAACCCCAAGGGACCAACATCCAGGTGAAACCAGCTGTCCGGGGATGTTTTTCCTGCAGGACCTGCCGAGCAGGAGGGTTCAAAAAGAAATAGGCTGAGCCATAGGAAGATGACGTTCACGTtgtcctttccctcctccaagGCGTTCCTTGAGCGGTACCTGACGGCCGGACCCACCATCCAGTACCACAAGGACCGCTGGCTGGCCAAGCAGTGGACGCTGGTCAGCGAGGAGCCGGTGACCAACGGCCTGAAAGATGGGGTGGTCTTCGTGCTGAAGCGCCAGGACTTCAGCCTGGTGGTGAGCACCAAGAAGATCCCTTTCTTCAAGCTTTCGGAGGAGTTCGTGGACCCGAAGTCGCACAAGTTCGTCATGAGGCTGCAGTCGGAGACCTCCGTGTGAGCtgaagagggatggagaggggttGGAGGAGAGACCCTCTCCGGACCCTCCATCTCGTCCTCCCCGTCTCCACTGGGGCTCAGGGAGGCCACGGCTTGAGGGCAGAACTGCGATGGGTGCCGGGAAGCAGCACCCATTGCCGAGCTCCATCGCCTACCTGTGACCACTCGCCCTCCGCCTTGGCTTGGCCCCCGTTGGGGTGGGCTgagctccttcctcctcctcttccttctcctcctccctgaaACCCAGGTCCGTGTAGCATCTTCCCAGAAGGCTCAGCCGGTGGAGGACAGCGGCACGGCCAGGAAGGAGACGGCGCTTTGGTGCCATAACTCAAGGGCTTAACTCAACGTGTTCTTCACCAGCGTCTTCAAGCAACATCAGGTCCCAAGGACCTTCTGCGATTGCCTGTTTTCTACCTGGCCACCGTCCTGGCTCTGGCCTTAAACCACCGTCCGCCCTCCGGGGCTGGTTTTTAATCCTAGACTTTTTTTAGCGGGGGAGTATTTTGCAAACACCTCCATAATCCGTGGCTGCTATGGAAACGTCTCCCAGCATCCGAGACACCGGAACGGTGATGCTTCTGCTTGTAGGAATGTCCTCCTTGCCTCTCCGCTGATGGTTTCTGTGCTCAGCGTTGAACAACagggaaaaatctgttttgaaagagaagcagaaggggTTTTGAAGTGGTTTCGCTGCTCCCGAGGTGGCCCGCGGCCCCGGTCCCAGCGGCATCTCCGTGGCCTTCCCCGTGCTGGATGGAGCTGTGACTGGGGTTGCAGGCAGAGCAGCGTAAAACGGCTCTCGGGGTCCAATCCTGGACCTGGAGCCAACGGGCGGGAATGAAACGAGGGGTTCCTGGTGAGGGCGATGAGGGCTCGTGGCTCAATGACGTCCTTAATTACTGTCCCGTGGTGGCCGGTGGCCCGTGGTGGTCCTCCAGCAGGTGCTGCCTCGCCGTCAGGGACACAAAACCTTTTGCCTTCCCTTGGGTTTTGTTACGGTCACAAATACC
This window of the Cuculus canorus isolate bCucCan1 chromosome 28, bCucCan1.pri, whole genome shotgun sequence genome carries:
- the VANGL2 gene encoding vang-like protein 2, giving the protein MDNESQYSGYSYKSGHSRSSRKHRDRRDRHRSKSRDGSRGDKSVTIQAPGEPLLDNESTRGDERDDNWGETTTVVTGTSEHSISHDDITRITKDMEDSAHLDCSRHLGVMLAGALALLAFLTPIAFMLLPQLLWREELEPCGTPCEGLFISVAFKLLILLLGSWALFFRRPKAFFPRVFVFRALLMVLVFLLVVSYWLFYGVRILDSRDRNYQGVVQYAVSLVDALLFVHYLAVVLLELRQLQPQFTLKAVRSADGASRFYNVGHLSIQRAAVWILENYYHDFPVYNPALLNLPKSVLSKKMSGFKVYSLGEENTTNNSTGQSRAVIAAAARRRDNSHNEYYYEEAEHERRVRKRRARLVVAVEEAFTHIKRLQEEDQKNPREIMDPREAAQAIFASMARAMQKYLRTTKQQPYHTMESILQHLEFCITHDMTPKAFLERYLTAGPTIQYHKDRWLAKQWTLVSEEPVTNGLKDGVVFVLKRQDFSLVVSTKKIPFFKLSEEFVDPKSHKFVMRLQSETSV